A window of the Thiomicrospira microaerophila genome harbors these coding sequences:
- the pstB gene encoding phosphate ABC transporter ATP-binding protein PstB: protein MSEKNMSINLDRDNRGLALDQEKMAIQVKDWNLYYGKSQALKNVSMDVPENRVTAFIGPSGCGKSTLLRCFNRMNDLIDIVSVEGKMLLHGQDMYAKELDVAEIRRRIGMVFQKPNPFPKSIYENVAYGLRLQGINDKKTLDETVEWALTGAGLWNEAKDRLNENALGMSGGQQQRLCIARAIAIQPEVLLLDEPTSALDPISTLAIEELIFELKKDFTILIVTHNMQQAARVSDYTAFMYMGELVEYTDTDTLFTNPKVKRTEDYITGRYG, encoded by the coding sequence ATGAGCGAAAAAAATATGAGCATCAACCTTGATCGTGATAATCGTGGACTGGCACTCGATCAAGAAAAAATGGCGATTCAAGTTAAGGATTGGAACCTGTACTATGGCAAATCACAAGCCCTGAAAAACGTCAGCATGGATGTGCCGGAAAATCGCGTTACGGCGTTTATCGGCCCATCAGGTTGTGGTAAATCAACTCTGTTACGCTGCTTTAACCGAATGAACGATTTAATTGACATTGTTAGCGTTGAAGGCAAAATGTTACTGCATGGTCAGGACATGTACGCCAAGGAATTGGATGTGGCTGAAATTCGCCGTCGGATTGGCATGGTATTTCAAAAGCCCAATCCATTTCCTAAGTCGATTTACGAGAACGTCGCTTATGGGTTACGTTTACAGGGTATTAACGACAAAAAAACCCTTGATGAAACCGTTGAATGGGCGTTGACGGGGGCCGGGTTGTGGAATGAAGCTAAAGACCGTTTGAATGAAAACGCCTTGGGTATGTCCGGTGGTCAGCAGCAGCGTTTGTGTATTGCACGCGCGATTGCGATTCAGCCTGAAGTATTGCTGTTAGATGAACCGACTTCTGCTTTGGACCCGATTTCAACCCTCGCGATTGAAGAATTGATTTTTGAGTTGAAAAAAGATTTTACAATCTTAATCGTAACCCACAATATGCAACAGGCTGCGCGTGTATCGGATTACACCGCCTTTATGTATATGGGCGAGCTGGTTGAGTATACCGATACCGATACCCTGTTTACTAATCCGAAAGTTAAGCGCACAGAAGACTATATAACAGGTCGTTATGGCTAA
- the phoB gene encoding phosphate regulon transcriptional regulator PhoB: MPQAKILIVEDETAIRDMLSFTLQAAEFEVIEASNAEQGWALLQERRPDLLILDWMLPGVSGVSLAKRIRQNDQTRSLPLILLTARGEESDQVQGFEAGADDYVIKPFSPRALVARVKALLRRKDPEGALHVDVLERGELKLDLSSHRFWAKSEEVKLGPTEFRLIHFFMSHPNRVYSRTQLLDQVWGDSVIVEERTVDVHIRRLRRLLEPVNCEDYIQTIRGAGYRFSNPY; the protein is encoded by the coding sequence ATGCCTCAAGCTAAGATTTTGATTGTAGAAGATGAAACTGCAATTCGGGATATGTTAAGTTTTACTTTACAGGCTGCCGAGTTTGAAGTGATTGAAGCGAGCAATGCTGAACAGGGGTGGGCTTTATTGCAAGAGCGCCGCCCTGATTTGCTTATCTTAGACTGGATGTTACCCGGTGTAAGTGGTGTTAGCTTAGCAAAGCGAATTCGTCAGAACGATCAAACTCGCTCTCTGCCGTTAATTTTACTAACGGCAAGAGGTGAGGAGTCTGATCAAGTACAGGGCTTTGAAGCAGGGGCCGATGATTATGTAATTAAACCCTTCTCACCCCGCGCGTTGGTTGCTAGGGTAAAGGCGTTATTACGTCGTAAAGATCCAGAAGGGGCGCTGCATGTTGATGTATTAGAGCGCGGCGAACTTAAACTGGATTTGTCGAGTCATCGTTTTTGGGCTAAATCAGAAGAAGTTAAATTAGGGCCTACTGAATTCCGTTTAATTCACTTTTTTATGAGTCATCCAAACCGTGTTTATTCAAGAACACAGCTACTGGATCAAGTCTGGGGTGACAGTGTTATTGTTGAGGAGCGAACGGTGGATGTGCATATACGTCGTTTGCGTCGTTTGTTGGAGCCGGTTAATTGTGAAGACTATATCCAAACAATACGCGGTGCCGGTTATCGTTTTTCAAATCCCTATTAA
- a CDS encoding ABC transporter permease subunit: protein MSEQTKQGLHDLLNGPKTKKRLVRRRIQDHAAKHSISVGGVGIIFAVFLIMFFLMYVVLPIFTPASMEKRAEMAVPGGMATKTLHYAIDDYKEAGVRITEDGRIIGFSTENANVMLDEKLPIQDSRITSFTIINEAANEFAFGFADGRVLIGKVSFRIAYPNNQRTVIPEIHWPYGTEGKRVVSEPIELMAVRDRETAMMIVVQPAGSDRLHIQTFRKRSSFLSDDIELDFDNQASFSSGFHADHLLVGGLMRDLVLVTNEGEAQYYSIADINEPKLLQRVRVINPDETLTSVRFLNGNYSMMFGTDTGRIVQWFPVRDANNDFALQEIRDFQRDSKPITSMGMEGTRKGFAVGDEDGSFHLYYSTSHRHLRTAQVADEPLSFVRFAPRSDGALIETASGTLYSYDIDNPHPEVSFASLWNKVWYEGYSEPTYTWQSSSGNDDFEFKFSLTPLTFGTIKAALYSMLFAVPIAIFAAIYTAFFMEKRTRQWVKPSVELIEALPTVILGFLAGLWLAPHVEANLPAFFAIIIVVPLGILLFGYAWSRMPDKIRLMIPVGRRVVLMIPVVAFLGWLSMAMSDPLQYMFFQGDMRTWLTETAGITYDQRNAMIIGFAMGFALIPTIFSVAEDAIYSVPNYLVNGSYALGASGWQTLKGVVLPTASPGIFSAIMLGFGRGVGETMIVLMASGNTPLMDINLFEGMRTLSANLAVEMGETEVDSTHYRVLFLAGLVLFIFTFFFNTLAEVVRQRMRRKYGQL from the coding sequence ATGAGCGAACAGACAAAGCAGGGCTTGCACGATCTGCTGAATGGGCCAAAGACCAAAAAACGCTTGGTTAGGCGACGTATTCAAGACCATGCAGCTAAACACAGTATCAGTGTTGGTGGGGTCGGCATTATTTTTGCCGTTTTCCTCATCATGTTCTTTTTGATGTATGTTGTTTTACCGATATTTACCCCCGCATCGATGGAAAAGCGCGCTGAAATGGCTGTGCCCGGTGGTATGGCAACAAAAACCCTGCATTACGCGATTGATGATTATAAAGAAGCCGGTGTACGGATTACCGAAGATGGCCGGATTATCGGGTTTTCAACTGAAAATGCAAATGTAATGTTGGATGAAAAACTACCGATTCAAGACTCACGTATAACCAGCTTTACAATTATTAATGAAGCGGCTAACGAATTTGCTTTTGGTTTTGCTGATGGTCGCGTGTTGATTGGTAAGGTAAGCTTTAGAATAGCCTATCCTAATAACCAACGTACGGTGATCCCTGAAATTCACTGGCCTTACGGTACAGAGGGCAAACGAGTTGTAAGCGAGCCGATTGAACTGATGGCGGTACGGGATAGAGAAACCGCGATGATGATTGTGGTTCAGCCAGCAGGTTCAGACCGCTTGCATATTCAAACTTTCCGTAAGCGCTCATCGTTTTTAAGTGATGATATTGAGTTGGATTTTGATAACCAGGCCAGCTTTTCAAGTGGCTTTCATGCGGATCACTTGTTAGTGGGTGGTTTAATGCGTGATTTGGTATTAGTAACCAATGAAGGTGAAGCGCAATATTATTCGATTGCTGATATTAATGAACCAAAGCTGTTACAGCGTGTGCGCGTAATTAATCCTGATGAAACATTGACTAGTGTGCGTTTTTTGAACGGTAACTATTCGATGATGTTTGGAACAGACACCGGCCGTATTGTGCAGTGGTTCCCGGTTCGTGATGCCAATAATGATTTCGCGTTACAAGAAATCCGTGACTTCCAGCGCGATAGCAAACCTATTACCTCCATGGGTATGGAAGGTACACGTAAAGGCTTTGCTGTCGGGGATGAAGACGGTTCATTCCATTTATATTATTCAACATCACACCGCCATTTGCGCACGGCTCAAGTTGCCGACGAACCGTTAAGTTTTGTACGTTTCGCACCGCGTTCGGATGGCGCTTTAATTGAAACCGCTTCTGGTACTTTGTACAGCTATGACATTGATAACCCACACCCGGAAGTGTCGTTTGCCAGCTTATGGAACAAAGTTTGGTATGAAGGTTATTCAGAACCGACATACACATGGCAATCATCCTCAGGTAACGATGACTTTGAGTTTAAGTTCTCGTTAACGCCGCTCACCTTCGGTACCATTAAAGCCGCCTTGTATTCGATGCTGTTTGCCGTGCCGATTGCGATTTTTGCAGCGATTTACACCGCGTTTTTTATGGAAAAACGTACACGCCAATGGGTTAAGCCTTCGGTTGAACTGATTGAAGCCTTACCTACTGTAATCCTAGGGTTTTTGGCGGGGTTATGGCTCGCGCCACATGTCGAGGCTAACCTGCCGGCCTTTTTTGCAATCATCATAGTCGTTCCACTGGGCATCTTGTTATTTGGTTACGCTTGGTCACGAATGCCCGATAAGATTCGCTTGATGATTCCGGTGGGACGTCGTGTGGTCTTGATGATTCCGGTGGTTGCGTTTTTAGGTTGGTTATCTATGGCGATGAGTGATCCGCTGCAATATATGTTCTTCCAAGGTGATATGCGTACTTGGTTAACTGAAACAGCCGGCATTACTTATGACCAGCGTAACGCGATGATCATCGGGTTTGCGATGGGCTTTGCGTTGATTCCGACGATTTTCTCGGTAGCGGAAGATGCGATCTACTCTGTGCCTAACTACCTTGTCAACGGTTCTTACGCCTTGGGTGCGAGTGGTTGGCAAACCTTGAAAGGCGTGGTGTTGCCGACAGCTAGTCCGGGTATTTTCTCCGCTATTATGCTGGGCTTTGGTCGCGGTGTAGGTGAAACGATGATCGTATTGATGGCTTCAGGTAACACACCGTTAATGGATATCAACCTGTTTGAAGGGATGCGTACCTTATCGGCTAACCTAGCGGTTGAGATGGGTGAAACGGAAGTAGACAGTACTCACTATCGCGTGTTGTTCTTAGCAGGCCTGGTGCTGTTTATCTTCACCTTCTTCTTTAACACGCTTGCTGAGGTGGTTCGTCAGCGTATGCGCCGTAAATACGGCCAACTTTAA
- the phoU gene encoding phosphate signaling complex protein PhoU: MNRKEFSSHVSASYNLYLEDLFNQILEMGGLVERQLQTSVLSVQNADAELAKEVIQLDKLVNREEMEIDRLCVRVLARQQPTASDLRLIVSAIRIAVDLERMGDEIVKISGLVLRLADRGDLDCQNLQGYKQLVEISSRARDMLKNVLDAFTRLDLSGAAAVIEEEEHVDDLFAVAMEEVTERFKESHNDIECLLQLVYALRAAERITDHARNIAESVVYLVNGQDMRNMNDDLLADFLKSLTVN, from the coding sequence ATGAATAGAAAAGAATTTAGCAGCCATGTGTCTGCAAGCTACAATCTATACCTAGAAGATTTGTTTAATCAAATTTTAGAAATGGGTGGTTTGGTTGAAAGACAGCTTCAAACTTCGGTCTTGTCAGTACAAAATGCCGACGCGGAGTTGGCTAAAGAGGTAATCCAGCTTGATAAGCTTGTTAATCGTGAAGAAATGGAAATTGATCGTTTGTGTGTCAGAGTTTTAGCGCGACAGCAACCAACTGCTTCTGACTTACGTTTGATTGTTTCTGCAATACGTATTGCGGTTGATCTCGAAAGAATGGGTGATGAAATTGTTAAGATTTCAGGCTTGGTGCTGCGATTGGCTGATCGAGGTGATTTGGACTGTCAAAATCTTCAGGGTTATAAGCAATTGGTTGAGATTTCATCTCGTGCGCGTGATATGTTAAAAAATGTTTTGGATGCATTTACTCGCCTAGACTTATCCGGTGCTGCTGCCGTGATTGAAGAAGAGGAGCATGTTGATGATTTATTCGCGGTGGCGATGGAAGAGGTCACCGAGCGTTTTAAAGAATCTCATAATGACATTGAGTGTTTATTGCAGTTGGTTTATGCTTTAAGAGCCGCTGAGCGTATTACTGACCATGCTAGAAATATTGCTGAATCCGTTGTTTATTTGGTAAATGGTCAGGATATGCGTAATATGAATGATGATTTGCTCGCAGATTTCTTAAAGTCTTTAACTGTTAACTAA
- the phoR gene encoding phosphate regulon sensor histidine kinase PhoR: MISIKPVSSLEKSSRIFEELIGVGALLSIALILGGITALWGLAFFVAFSLYLGRNLFYFLHFLNLVRSRALEPSKAPFGVWGDIYDAYFEKVFQDKRKLKRLRLETEQVYNAMNLLPDAHISLNEKLQIEWVNNSAESLLGLRQNDAGHRIGNLLRQREVTHYLEEKNFDKSVEFYLSAESTRRLSAKIVPYFDKHYLLIIRDITDAHNLAQIRRDFVANASHELRTPLTVLNGYLELMLDSVESLPPVWSGPLTQMHQQSLRMQNIINDLLTLSNIEAEGTELEQDFVDVPIMLRKLEVEANQLSNGHHQLHFHIESKDGLVGKTEALRSVFINLVSNAIRYTPEQGEIWVRWYQTPQSMVFEVKDTGIGIAREHIPRLTERFYRVDTARSRSSGGTGLGLAIVKHILERHQAKLSVYSRLQVGSTFRVEFPLYLKKSVTDLDSSLS; the protein is encoded by the coding sequence GTGATTAGTATTAAGCCTGTCAGTTCTCTTGAAAAATCCTCACGTATTTTTGAAGAGCTTATCGGTGTAGGTGCACTCCTTAGCATTGCATTGATATTGGGAGGCATTACAGCGCTTTGGGGGCTTGCTTTTTTTGTTGCCTTTTCATTATATCTTGGGCGAAATCTATTTTACTTCCTTCATTTTCTTAACTTGGTTCGTAGCCGTGCACTTGAGCCCAGTAAAGCGCCGTTTGGTGTTTGGGGTGATATTTATGATGCTTACTTTGAAAAGGTATTTCAAGATAAACGAAAATTAAAGCGTCTGCGTCTTGAAACCGAGCAGGTTTATAATGCGATGAATCTGTTGCCGGATGCGCATATATCTTTAAATGAAAAACTTCAAATTGAATGGGTTAATAATAGCGCCGAAAGTTTACTAGGACTTCGACAAAATGATGCTGGGCATCGAATTGGAAATCTTTTACGTCAAAGAGAAGTAACCCACTATTTAGAAGAAAAGAATTTTGATAAGTCGGTGGAGTTTTATTTAAGTGCGGAAAGTACCCGCAGGCTAAGTGCAAAGATTGTTCCCTATTTTGATAAACATTATTTGTTAATTATCCGAGATATTACCGATGCACACAATCTTGCACAAATTCGCAGGGATTTTGTGGCTAACGCTTCGCACGAGTTACGTACGCCTTTAACTGTTTTAAATGGTTACTTAGAGCTGATGCTGGATAGCGTTGAATCTTTACCTCCGGTTTGGTCAGGCCCGTTGACTCAGATGCACCAACAATCGCTTAGGATGCAAAATATTATTAATGATTTGTTAACCCTGTCTAATATTGAGGCCGAAGGGACTGAGTTGGAACAGGATTTTGTTGATGTTCCAATCATGCTTCGAAAACTTGAGGTCGAGGCAAATCAGCTAAGCAATGGACATCATCAGTTGCACTTTCATATTGAATCTAAAGATGGACTCGTGGGTAAAACCGAAGCTTTGCGATCGGTGTTTATTAATTTGGTATCTAATGCGATTCGTTATACCCCTGAGCAGGGCGAAATATGGGTGCGCTGGTATCAAACGCCACAATCTATGGTGTTTGAGGTAAAGGATACGGGTATAGGGATTGCCCGTGAACATATTCCTCGCCTAACCGAGCGATTTTATCGTGTGGATACCGCGCGTTCTCGCAGCTCTGGGGGCACGGGTCTAGGCTTGGCGATTGTAAAACAT
- the pstA gene encoding phosphate ABC transporter permease PstA, with protein sequence MKTWLNKGEHWVWYSAAAAAASVVMVFGLLIMIAFKGLSHFWPHAVYEFQIQPTPSAEVQLVQGEIHDTRMRETRSAEGVVLREPQILIKTGNRDIYSFDFRWVDEAHIVNQTWVDAEGISVIQRYASGNMYGYIQSFKNDQGVITEREQVFKAINKAISDGNKIRKKINHLEKSVIGGINHQLQALRYDQRKLEMRDALTPEIKADYEAKAKAFNDKFGVLQIELDKFYKELRALGDVTVRVGTDQEVQVNVSQFVRFWQPSEMHIGQKMSHFFGSVGIFLWDEPREANTEGGVFPAIVGTLTMVIMMTIFVMPMGVIAAIYMREYAKEGKLLRLIRISINNLAGVPSIVFGIFGLGFFVYVLGYSVDQMFYSHALPNPTFGTPGLLWASLTMALLTLPVVIVATDEGLSRIPRALREGGLALGATKAEVITRIVLPMTTPAIMTGLILAVARAAGEVAPLMLVGVVKKVTELPVNLNAPFVHLDQKFMHLGFHIYDVGFQSPNVEAAQPLVYATSLLLVILIVSLNLAAIMIRNRLREKYKSLEH encoded by the coding sequence ATGAAAACATGGTTAAACAAAGGCGAACACTGGGTTTGGTACAGCGCAGCCGCTGCGGCCGCCTCGGTGGTCATGGTGTTTGGTTTGCTGATAATGATCGCGTTTAAAGGACTCAGTCATTTTTGGCCTCATGCTGTGTATGAGTTTCAAATTCAGCCGACACCAAGTGCTGAGGTTCAGTTGGTACAAGGTGAAATCCATGATACGAGGATGCGTGAAACACGCAGTGCTGAAGGCGTTGTATTACGTGAACCACAAATCCTGATTAAAACCGGTAACCGTGATATCTATAGTTTTGACTTCAGATGGGTGGATGAAGCCCATATTGTTAATCAAACCTGGGTAGATGCGGAAGGCATTAGTGTTATTCAGCGTTACGCCTCAGGCAATATGTATGGTTACATTCAATCGTTCAAAAATGATCAGGGTGTGATCACTGAACGTGAACAGGTTTTTAAGGCAATCAATAAAGCGATTAGTGATGGTAATAAAATTCGCAAGAAGATTAACCATCTTGAAAAAAGCGTGATTGGAGGGATTAACCACCAATTACAAGCTCTGCGTTATGACCAACGTAAGCTTGAAATGCGTGATGCGTTGACGCCTGAAATAAAAGCAGATTATGAAGCTAAAGCGAAAGCGTTTAACGATAAATTTGGCGTGTTACAAATCGAGTTAGATAAGTTTTATAAAGAACTTCGGGCGTTGGGTGATGTAACGGTTCGCGTTGGTACAGATCAAGAAGTGCAGGTGAATGTCAGCCAGTTTGTACGATTCTGGCAGCCAAGCGAAATGCATATCGGTCAAAAAATGAGTCATTTCTTTGGCTCAGTCGGTATTTTCTTGTGGGATGAGCCACGTGAGGCGAATACAGAAGGCGGCGTATTCCCTGCGATTGTTGGTACCTTGACGATGGTGATTATGATGACCATTTTCGTGATGCCTATGGGGGTTATCGCCGCGATTTATATGCGTGAGTATGCGAAAGAGGGCAAGCTATTACGTTTGATCCGTATTTCGATTAACAACCTCGCGGGTGTGCCTTCGATTGTATTTGGTATCTTTGGTCTTGGCTTCTTTGTGTATGTGCTGGGTTACTCCGTCGATCAAATGTTCTACAGTCATGCCTTGCCCAACCCAACCTTCGGTACGCCAGGTTTACTCTGGGCCTCCTTAACCATGGCGCTGTTGACCTTGCCGGTTGTGATTGTAGCCACCGATGAAGGCTTGTCGCGAATCCCACGTGCGTTACGCGAAGGCGGCTTAGCCTTAGGCGCCACTAAGGCCGAAGTTATTACGCGGATTGTTCTGCCGATGACCACGCCTGCGATTATGACCGGTTTGATTTTGGCGGTTGCCCGCGCAGCCGGCGAGGTAGCGCCCTTGATGTTGGTTGGGGTTGTGAAAAAAGTAACCGAGTTACCTGTAAACCTAAACGCACCGTTTGTTCATCTTGATCAAAAATTCATGCATCTTGGTTTTCATATTTATGATGTCGGCTTCCAAAGCCCGAACGTAGAAGCAGCTCAACCTTTGGTGTATGCAACGTCATTATTATTGGTGATCTTGATCGTTTCACTTAACCTCGCTGCGATTATGATCCGTAATCGTTTACGTGAAAAATATAAATCATTAGAACATTAA